A segment of the Synechococcus sp. CBW1002 genome:
CCTGCCGGCAGACCACGTGATGGGGCCGATGGTGGCGATCGGCAAGGGCACCCAGGAGCCCTGGCCAAAGCCCGGCCAGCTCCCGCTGAAGGAGCTCGTGGTCGAAAACGGGTTCTGAGCCATTGCAGGGCACATCAAGCTTGTCGGCCCCCAATCCTGCTGGGATCACTGGAGGCAGGGCAGTGCCCCCATTGACCACGACCGTCAGGAGCCACCTCAGCGACGCTGCCGAGCTTCAGGACAATCCTGGGGGCGCTCACGGCCCTGGGCGGGGCGGATCTGCGGGCAACAAAGCAACCTGAGGGGGTGCTGGAATGGAACGACATCACCGACGAGACGGTGAAGACCAAGCTGCTGAGCCACAGGGGGTTCAGAAACTCGCCACGGTCGCCCCTGAGAAGCAGGAGTGACTGGAAACAGAAGAGGGAGTAGAAGCTGGTGCCCAGACGAAACGCCTTGGCCGTCTCGTTCTTGGCTACATCAAAAACCACGTCTTCCTGCATCGGAAGCTTGACATTTCCGGCATTAGGATTGCCCGTTGTGCTGCAACGCCCCCCTGCATGGTCCAGCAGCTGGCCGCCTCTGCGGTGCTGCTGGATGTAGACACCAGCGCCCGCCAGGCACTGGCGATGGATCCGGCCCTGATGCTGGGGCCGGGCCTCGGCCGAGCCTGCAGGATGAGTGACAGGTGAAGCCAGCGATCTGGAAGCAGGTGAGGCGAGCAGTGGATGCCGTGGATGAACCAGGGCAGTTTCTGCTACCGGTTCGTCGGTGCCGGGTGAGGTGGTCTGGCTTTTCTGGACAGGCCCCATCGTTAACCTCTGAGGCGGGGTACCGCCCCTGAAAGGGGCTCCCACCGATGAGCAAGCGCCGCACCCACAGCCCCGAGTTCAAGGCCAGGGTCGCCATGGAGGCGATCAGTGGCCGCAAGACGATCCAGGAGATCGCCGCCGACCACGCCATCCACCCGATCCAGGTGAGCCAGTGGAAGCGGCAGCTCCTGGACGGTGCCAGCGAGCTCTTCACCCGAGGCAAGAAGACCAAGGACAAGGAGGAGGGGCAGGCCAAGGAGGCGGAGCTGTTCCAGCAGATCGGACGGCTGCAGATGGAGCTGGAGTGGCTCAAAAAAAAGTCTCAACTGCTCTGATGCCCGTGAACTGCGCAAGCTGGTCGATCACGACCACCCCGAGCTCAGCATCAGCAGGCAGTGTGCGCTGCTGGGGCTGCCTCGATCCACGCTGTACTACCGGCCGACACCGGTCCGTGTATCGACGCTGCGGATCATGGCCAGGATCGATGCTCTCTACCTGGAGGATCCCTGCAGCGGCAGCCGCCGGATGGTGGACTATCTGGCCCAAGATGGTATCCCGATCAGCCGAGATCGAGTGCGAAACCTCATGCGGCGCATGGGATTACGGGCGATCTACCAGAAGCCCCGGACGACGGTTCCAGGTGATCCGTCCGTGCGGTTCCCCTGCCTGGTGGACCTCACGCAGGTCACGTCGGTGGATCAGGTCTGGGCGACCGACATCACCTACATCCCTCTGCAGAAAGGGTTCCTCTATCTGGTGGCGATCATGGATCTCCATTCCAGGCATGTGCTCAGCTGGAGGCTCTCCAACAGCCTTGACACGAAGTTCTGTCTGGAGGCCCTGGAGATGGCCTTGGGAGGCGGCCGTAGGCCAGAGATCTTCCACTCCGATCAAGGCTGTCAGTTCACGTCCGCTGACTTTGTGGCCAGACTCAAAGGGGAGCGGATCCAGATCAGCTGGTCCGGCAGAAAGCGGTGCTACGACAACATCCTTGTTGAACGGCTGTGGAGGACTGTCAAGTACGAGGAGGTCTACCTACGGGCATACAGCGATGGCTGGGACGCTGAAATCAGCCTGGCCCGCTTCCTGTGGCGGTATTGCCATGTAAGACCTCACAGTTCCCTTGGAGGCAAAACTCCCCACGCGGTCTACACTGAGGCCGAACCATGTTCCACCCGTCCTGGGTTAACGATGTCAGGGGCCGGAACTGTCCAATAAAAGGCACCCACCTCAGGGGCCTTGCCGCAGCAGGTCTGTGATCGCCGGAACATGGAGAACAGCTGGCACCGGTCTCGCGATACCCAGCGACAGAAAGGCGCCCAACGCGACCGCGAGGACAACGGCGTTCAGATCATGGCCACGCTCAGGAGCCTGACGATGGATGCGCTGCACTTCGATGGGTTCTGGTCGATCATCAAAGACCTGGCCGCGTTGTCGCACGACATCAAGGGCTTGCTGCCATTGCTGGGCTGGCGAGAACCAGCTCAGGCCATCAGCCCTGAATAAAGTCAGATGAGTTCTAGCCGATTCAGGCCCAAGAGATGGTTCGGGACCACGATGGGTTAGACAAGAGGATCGTTCTATCTTGGAACTGTGTCGAACTCAGAAAGGCGCGCCCTGGACGCGATAGAAGTCTCGAAACCAATCCTGCAGCGGGTTGATCTCGACTCCCCTACCCTTAACACCGAAACAGTAAGCACAGATGGCAATACGACCGTCATCTTCGAACTCGCACATCTAGCGACCGAAGCGGTTGCATCGAAGACCGTCAAGATAGACGGCCTCATCGGACCGACAATTGCGGCACGTTTCTATGCAGCAGCAGGCTCGGCATTTTACGAAGCTGATCAACTTTTTGACCCCAATAGCTTCACAAGCCTAGGATCGAAGAAGTCGGACCGACTACTTGAGCGTCAAGTCATAAAATTCACCAAAGATCTAAGCGATGAACTCCGTGAAAAGTTCATAGACAATGTAACTGCCTACGCAGCCGGCGCAACGATGCTTGCGCAAGCTCCCGACTCAGCGCCGCTGATTGAGCTATCACTGCCAAGTATTTTAAAATCGATTCCATCCAAGTTAGATGCGAAGGCACGCAAGCTTGGCAATAAGATTGCAGTCCGTGTCAATGATTTTTATGCCAACGACGGCTCTACTGATTCTGTCAATTACGAGTCCGTGAATGGCGGGCCGGCAGAGATTCGGATCATAGATCGCTGGAGCCCCGAGTACCGTGTAGGGGGAGATCCATCCAGTGGCTTGCAAACATTCTTGACGCCGCAGTGGGGAGATGTACGTCAGATTCTTGACGGGAAAAAGCTGGATACTCTCAAGGATAGCGTTTCACGACCCGAGCCTTTCTTACTTGTTGATGGTGCTTCATATGACTTGGCCAATGGGACAATAACTTATGATGGACAAACCCAGCCCATTACCACTGAGCTCATAGGTACACTGATCAACCCCAGGTTCATCGCTCAGGCTCAGCGCGTTGTCGACGCCAGCGCAAATCTCACGCCAGAAGAGAAGCTGATTGCAGAGTTCTGGGAGGATGGAGCAGGAACAGGCTTCCCGCCTGGTACATGGATGGAATTCGGCAGATTTGCATCAGAGCTAAACGATAACAATCGAAGCGAAGACGCACGTCTCTTCTTTGCTATCGGACAAGCCCTTTATTCAGCTGGGGTGGCCGCCTGGGGCTTAAAGACAGAAACTGATTATGGTCGGCCTCAATCAGCGATCACAGAACTCAGTCGTCTTGGCCTGCTACGCGACGAGGATTTGCTGGCTCCTGGAATTCAAGTCTTTGCCTACTCTAGAGAGACACAGCAGCGAGAGCTTATCAATGGCGTCGACTGGGAGACGTATCAGACACTTGGAGCAGGATACTCTCCGCCTTTTGCCGAATTTGTATCTGGGCACAGTACGTTTTCCTCTGCCGCTGGCAAGATCATCGATCTTATCACTGGCAACGCATATTTTGGCGCCTCTGTAACCACAACATCACTAATTGAGAAGTCAAAGAATATCCCGATTACACTGTCTTGGGCTACATGGCAAGACGCCTGGCTGGAATCAGGGATTTCTCGTATTTATGGTGGCATTCATTTTGACGACGCAAACCAGGGTGGGCTCCTGCTTGGGCAGCAGATAGGCGAAGCTGTATTCAATCAGATCTCTGATCTCTGGTCGTAAATACCGCCGCTACCGGATGCTTTAGAATTGACACTTACAACGTCTCCGAAAGAATCAAGATGCCTCCATGGTTTAGCCAAAAGCATGATCGTGAGCTCAGTTATATACGGTCCATAGCCAGTTGAGGCGAACTGGCCATTCTGAACAGGCCCCCTCGTCAACCTCTGAGGCAGGAACTTTCTCCTGAACAGAGTTATTCGCTGCTGGTGTGATCCAAGTGTCACTATCTCTCGAAGCCTGATACCACAAGACTTCTTGGGGACTCCTGAACAATCCAGATCCATTGCGCCGCAGCTGGTCTCAAGCATGAGAAACCGCTAAAGTGGCCGTGAATCAGGCAATCCGTGATTGCCTTTACTCCTGATCGTTCCATATGTACCGGAGGCACAATAACGGTCAGATCTCAATCAAGGAGTTCCACCTGCCATTTGGCGGCACACTTGATCCCGAGAATCGCTGGGTTCAACTGGAGGGGCTGATCCCATGGGATGAGCTGGAAGAAACCTATGCCCCTCAATTCAGCGCCACAATTGGCGCTCCAGCCAAATCAGTGAGAATGGCCTTTGGTGCTCTCTACATCAAACAGAAGTTAGGGCTCACCGACGAAGAGACAGTCCATCAGATCAGAGAGAACGCCTATATTCAGTTCTTTCTCGGCTTTGCGGGCTACACAGCTAAGGCACCGTTTGATGCCTCGATGATGGTGCACTTTCGCAAGCGTTTTTCTGACGAGGATCTGCGCCGTATCAACGAGCTGGTGGTGCAGCGCGGCAAAGAGATCCTTCTGGAAGCACTTGCTCAGGCAGCAGACGATGACGACCATGATGATCGTGATTCCAGTGGAGGAGGCGCTCAGCTAGAACTTGATGCGTTGATCAAGCCTGCTGACTGGCCAGAAGGAAAGAATTGGGGCACTCTCACGATTGATGCCAGTTGCACTCCAGCCGACATCACCTATCCCAGAGACCTCAAGCTCCTCAACGAGGCTCGCACAACGACCGAGCGAGTCATTGATGATCTGTGCAGTCAGTCATCGGGATTCAGGAGACATCGACCTCGCTACGACCGTGGCCTTGCTCGTGCTCATTTCCTGAGAGTGGCGAAGCAAAAACGACCACGTCGCCGCAAAGTGAAGGCTGCCATTAAACATCAGCTTGGCTATGTGCGGCAGAATCTCAAGGCCATTGATGCTCTGATCGGCTGCGGGGCAAGGCTTTCCGAGCTTAAGAGGCATTGGTGGCAGAAGTTGTTGGCCTGCAGCGAGTTGGAGCGGCAACAGGGCCTTCTGCTCGCCTCTCAGACCAACAGCATTCCAGACCGCCTGGTGAATCTTGTGCAGACCCATATCCGCCCAATGGTGCGAGGCAAAGCACGTGCTGCGGTGGAGTTTGGAGCCAAAATCAGTGTTTCGGTTCAAAACGGCTTTCCGTTCTTGCACCGCATAAGCTGGAACCCCTACAACGAAGGAGAAGACCTTATCGCTCAGGCGGAAAAATACAAGCTGGATACAGGATCTTACCCAGAGCGAATCTGCGCCGACCGGATTTATATCACGGCCAAGAATAGGCATTTCTGCACGAGGAACGGTATTCGCCTCTCCGGCAAGCGATTGGGTCGCCCGCCCAAGGATCCTGATGTCACCACTGCACACAAGCACCAGCTCCGATCTGATCAAGCTCGACGCAATGAAGTGGAAGGCGTCTTTGGCTCTGGAAAGCGCAAGTATTCCCTGGATCTGATCATGGCTCGTCTACCAGCTGGTGCCGAATCCTCCATCTCGATGGCCTTTGTCGTGATGTGCGCGGAAAAGGTCTTGAGGCTGCTGCGCCTCTTTTTTGTCCTTCTTTTTGGGTGGATCTACAGCTTTTTTATGGCCTGGTCAGCGATCAGAGCGCCTGAGGGCATCTGCAAGCCATGCTTTTGAGATCTGGCCGACTTGATGTCACCGCGCTTGCCAGCCTGATTAACGCGAAGCAAACGGACGAATCCGGCGCCGATGGGCCGAGAATCTTTTTCAGGAGTCCCTACTGAGGGACTCCTGAACAATCCAGATCCATTGCGCCGCAGCTGGTCTCAAGCATGAGAAACCGCTAAAGTGGCCGTGAATCAGGCAATCCGTGATTGCCTTTACTCCTGATCGTTCCATATGTACCGGAGGCACAATAACGGTCAGATCTCAATCAAGGAGTTCCACCTGCCATTTGGCGGCACACTTGATCCCGAGAATCGCTGGGTTCAACTGGAGGGGCTGATCCCATGGGATGAGCTGGAAGAAACCTATGCCCCTCAATTCAGCGCCACAATTGGCGCTCCAGCCAAATCAGTGAGAATGGCCTTTGGTGCTCTCTACATCAAACAGAAGTTAGGGCTCACCGACGAAGAGACAGTCCATCAGATCAGAGAGAACGCCTATATTCAGTTCTTTCTCGGCTTTGCGGGCTACACAGCTAAGGCACCGTTTGATGCCTCGATGATGGTGCACTTTCGCAAGCGTTTTTCTGACGAGGATCTGCGCCGTATCAACGAGCTGGTGGTGCAGCGCGGCAAAGAGATCCTTCTGGAAGCACTTGCTCAGGCAGCAGACGATGACGACCATGATGATCGTGATTCCAGTGGAGGAGGCGCTCAGCTAGAACTTGATGCGTTGATCAAGCCTGCTGACTGGCCAGAAGGAAAGAATTGGGGCACTCTCACGATTGATGCCAGTTGCACTCCAGCCGACATCACCTATCCCAGAGACCTCAAGCTCCTCAACGAGGCTCGCACAACGACCGAGCGAGTCATTGATGATCTGTGCAGTCAGTCATCGGGATTCAGGAGACATCGACCTCGCTACGACCGTGGCCTTGCTCGTGCTCATTTCCTGAGAGTGGCGAAGCAAAAACGACCACGTCGCCGCAAAGTGAAGGCTGCCATTAAACATCAGCTTGGCTATGTGCGGCAGAATCTCAAGGCCATTGATGCTCTGATCGGCTGCGGGGCAAGGCTTTCCGAGCTTAAGAGGCATTGGTGGCAGAAGTTGTTGGCCTGCAGCGAGTTGGAGCGGCAACAGGGCCTTCTGCTCGCCTCTCAGACCAACAGCATTCCAGACCGCCTGGTGAATCTTGTGCAGACCCATATCCGCCCAATGGTGCGAGGCAAAGCACGTGCTGCGGTGGAGTTTGGAGCCAAAATCAGTGTTTCGGTTCAAAACGGCTTTCCGTTCTTGCACCGCACAAGCTGGAACCCCTACAACGAAGGAGAAGACCTTATCGCTCAGGCGGAAAAATACAAGCTGGATACAGGATCTTACCCAGAGCGAATCTGCGCCGACCGGATTTATATCACGGCCAAGAATAGGCATTTCTGCACGAGGAACGGTATTCGCCTCTCCGGCAAGCGATTGGGTCGCCCGCCCAAGGATCCTGATGTCACCACTGCACACAAGCACCAGCTCCGATCTGATCAAGCTCGACGCAATGAAGTGGAAGGCGTCTTTGGCTCTGGAAAGCGCAAGTATTCCCTGGATCTGATCATGGCTCGTCTACCAGCTGGTGCCGAATCCTCCATCTCGATGGCCTTTGTCGTGATGTGCGCGGAAAAGGTCTTGAGGCTGCTGCGCCTCTTTTTTGTCCTTCTTTTTGGGTGGATCTACAGCTTTTTTATGGCCTGGTCAGCGATCAGAGCGCCTGAGGGCATCTGCAAGCCATGCTTTTGAGATCTGGCCGACTTGATGTCACCGCGCTTGCCAGCCTGATTAACGCGAAGCAAACGGACGAATCCGGCGCCGATGGGCCGAGAATCTTTTTCAGGAGTCCCTACTGACGGCCTGGCTCCCGGCGATGCTGCCGTGGCTACCACTGCCCGCTGGCGTGCTTGAGATGGCGCTCGGGGCATGGATCGGTCCTCAGGGTCTGCACCTGGTGAGTGTTGGTCCCTTTCTCACGAACATCTCCGCCTTCGGCATGGGGATGCTGTTTCTGGTGGCCGGCCTTGAGATCCAGCCGGACCTGCTGCGCGGCAAGCCGCTGCAGCGTGCCCTCACGGCCTGGTTTGCGTCCGCCGGCCTCGCCGTGGTCGTGGCGATGCTGCTGGTGAGCTTCGCTGGTTTCGACAATCTCCAGATCGTGGCTCTGGCACTCACCACCACAGCCCTGGGCATCCTGATGCCGGTGCTGCGGGATCGCACCCACCTCCCGGAGAGCTATGCCCGCACGCTCATCAGCGTGGCCACCCTCGGAGAGGTGGCGCCCACCGTGATTTTCAGCCTGCTGCTGGCAGGACAGCGTGCTCCAGAAGAGGCCACCATTCTCGTTGCCTTTGGCTCCGTTTCGATCTTGGGACTGCTGCTGGTGCGAAGGCATCAGTCCCGCTGGGAGGAACTGTTTGAGCACACCATGCAGCGATCGGCCCAGTTGCCCACCCGCCTGGTCGTGGGTGCGCTGATCCTGATGGTGGTGCTCAATAACGTCGTTCAGATCAACCTGGCGCTGGGGGGACTTGTGCTCGGCCTGCTGGTGCGTGAGGGCACTGCCCATCGGCATCGTCTCAAGATCGGAGAACGACTGGATGGTCTGGGCCAGGCCTTTGCGATTCCACTGTTTTTCATCGTGTCAGGCATGCAGCTTGACGTCCGTGCGCTGGCTCAGGCGCCAAGCCTCTGGGGACTGGTACCACTGCTGGCGTTAGCCATGCTGCTGGTGCGGGGGCTTCCCGTCTGGCTGCTGCTCCGAAAGCAGCTCAGCCCCCGGTCGCGGCTGGCTCTGGCTCTGGACAACGCCACCCAGCTGCCCCTGGTGGTGGCCATGGCCGTGATGGCGCGTCAGGCAGGTCTGTTGACACCACCTGATGCCACCGTGCTCGTGGCAGCCGCCGCACTCACAGTGCTGCTGTTTCCGGCCCTGGCCACCGTGGTGCTGGAGGGGGACAGACCCCTGACCACTGCCGAGCTCACAGGCTCAGAACCGCCTGGTCCTGGTCAGCCAACTCAGCCAAGCTGAGCAAGCCATTGAGGTTCCCTCTTTTCGGTGGGCAGGTCTCAGAGCTTCTCTGGGATGAGTGTACGGACAGGGATGAACTCCTGCCCGTAGTCGAACGGGCTCAGTTTCCGGGGGCCACGTCAGATGAGAGGCGTCGTTCAGGGTTGTCGTAGCCCTCAATCAAGAAGCAGGATCGCACTGCAGTTGCTGGGGTGAAATCAGGACTTGCCGATCGTCATCAAGGTCCATGTCCAGTTTCAGGGTGGGAAAAGAAGTTCTCCACCAAAGCGTGATATCCCAGCAGCATCCTTCCGCTCTGCGGGCGACGGTGCTGATGAGCCTGCTGCGAGGCGGGGCGGCTACCGCTCGATCCGCCAGGAGTCCCGGGAATTGCCTGCGACATCCAAAGGTCCAGAAGCTGGGAGTGATGGGAACCGGCCACTGGCTCGTCTTGATGACGATATTGACAGCCCTTGGGCCAGAATCTGGACGTTGCGTCACCGCTACCTGTCTCCTGAACCGGGGGAGCGGAAGCAGGTTGACGACTGAAAGCTAGACTGGCACGTCTTACAACTCTCTAGCTGACATTGCAAGCGATTGTGGAGAGAAGCTCCAGCACAACAAACCGGCTGACAGAAATGAAAGATCGTGACCAAACTGCGCAGTGCCTCCCGGCCTCATTAGCATGATCCGCAGAATGAGATCTTGAGGCTTGAAAAACTGAAAAGATCTTGTGATGCGTACCTGAAATGAGAGTCGAAACCATGAAGGACTTCAGACTGGATGGCCAAAGGGCGCTGATCTCAGGCGATTCAAAGGGCTTGGGTGCAGCCATCGCTGAAACATTTGCCGAAGCCGGAGCTGATATCGGAGTGATCGGCAGGAACACGGCAGGACTCCACAACACAAAGCGCCTTGTAGAAGGGAAAGGGCGACACTGCGATGTGATCACGGCAGACCTGGCTTGCGCCGAAGGAGCACAAAGAGCGGGAGACAAAGCCCTGGAACTTTGCCCTGCATGGGATGTTCTCGTCAACAATGCAGGCATCGCCGCCATAGTCAAACCGATTCTGGAAACTAGCCAGGCTGAGTGGGACGAGACTTTTGACTTGAATCTGCGCTCTGTTCTACTACTTTCTCAAGCCTTAGTTCCTCAGATGATCGCACGAGGAAGTGGGAAGATTGTGAATATTTCGTCGATTGGAGCCTTTGTCGGCTCGCCAGGCCTGAGTGCCTACGCCGCATCTAAGGCGGCACTGAATCAGCTCACACGCACCATGGCGGTTGAATGGGGTCCGCATAAAATCCACGTGAATGCTATCTGCCCGACAGTGATCCTCACTGATATGGGGCACGCAATCTGGGATAAACCGGCCATGAAGGAACAGAGAGAACTGAAGGAAAAGAGAATCCCCTTGCATCGCTTTGGCGAACCCAAGGAGGTCGCCAATGTCGCCCTGTTCCTTGCCAGCGCAGCATCAGACTTCATCCATGGCGTATCACTCCCGCTTGATGGAGGCATGACAATATCACCCTAGCGAGATTATCCTGTCATGCAGGCAACTGAGCATCAGGTTCAGGGCAAACAAGCTTTGGACCGACTCGCACATTCTCAAGCCACTGATTGAATGCGCACGCGAACGGAGCCACCAGTTCAAAGTAGCTGCACAGAAGGCCCTGATCCTCCCATTGCATCTGATAGGCAATGATGTCTTCTTGTGAGTAGACTTTAGTGATTTCAAAGCACGTCCTGTTGCTGTCCCACTGATTCACAACCAACCCAGCCTCTGCAAGGGGTGGATCATAACTGCAATCAAGAACATGCCAACCGCCATCCAACCAGATCTCAACCCAGAAGTGGGTGGGCAGGAATTCAGAGGGATGCAGGCTCTGAATTCCTGC
Coding sequences within it:
- a CDS encoding transposase, whose product is MSKRRTHSPEFKARVAMEAISGRKTIQEIAADHAIHPIQVSQWKRQLLDGASELFTRGKKTKDKEEGQAKEAELFQQIGRLQMELEWLKKKSQLL
- a CDS encoding IS3 family transposase, with the translated sequence MSRQCALLGLPRSTLYYRPTPVRVSTLRIMARIDALYLEDPCSGSRRMVDYLAQDGIPISRDRVRNLMRRMGLRAIYQKPRTTVPGDPSVRFPCLVDLTQVTSVDQVWATDITYIPLQKGFLYLVAIMDLHSRHVLSWRLSNSLDTKFCLEALEMALGGGRRPEIFHSDQGCQFTSADFVARLKGERIQISWSGRKRCYDNILVERLWRTVKYEEVYLRAYSDGWDAEISLARFLWRYCHVRPHSSLGGKTPHAVYTEAEPCSTRPGLTMSGAGTVQ
- a CDS encoding vanadium-dependent haloperoxidase, whose amino-acid sequence is MSNSERRALDAIEVSKPILQRVDLDSPTLNTETVSTDGNTTVIFELAHLATEAVASKTVKIDGLIGPTIAARFYAAAGSAFYEADQLFDPNSFTSLGSKKSDRLLERQVIKFTKDLSDELREKFIDNVTAYAAGATMLAQAPDSAPLIELSLPSILKSIPSKLDAKARKLGNKIAVRVNDFYANDGSTDSVNYESVNGGPAEIRIIDRWSPEYRVGGDPSSGLQTFLTPQWGDVRQILDGKKLDTLKDSVSRPEPFLLVDGASYDLANGTITYDGQTQPITTELIGTLINPRFIAQAQRVVDASANLTPEEKLIAEFWEDGAGTGFPPGTWMEFGRFASELNDNNRSEDARLFFAIGQALYSAGVAAWGLKTETDYGRPQSAITELSRLGLLRDEDLLAPGIQVFAYSRETQQRELINGVDWETYQTLGAGYSPPFAEFVSGHSTFSSAAGKIIDLITGNAYFGASVTTTSLIEKSKNIPITLSWATWQDAWLESGISRIYGGIHFDDANQGGLLLGQQIGEAVFNQISDLWS
- a CDS encoding IS5 family transposase yields the protein MYRRHNNGQISIKEFHLPFGGTLDPENRWVQLEGLIPWDELEETYAPQFSATIGAPAKSVRMAFGALYIKQKLGLTDEETVHQIRENAYIQFFLGFAGYTAKAPFDASMMVHFRKRFSDEDLRRINELVVQRGKEILLEALAQAADDDDHDDRDSSGGGAQLELDALIKPADWPEGKNWGTLTIDASCTPADITYPRDLKLLNEARTTTERVIDDLCSQSSGFRRHRPRYDRGLARAHFLRVAKQKRPRRRKVKAAIKHQLGYVRQNLKAIDALIGCGARLSELKRHWWQKLLACSELERQQGLLLASQTNSIPDRLVNLVQTHIRPMVRGKARAAVEFGAKISVSVQNGFPFLHRISWNPYNEGEDLIAQAEKYKLDTGSYPERICADRIYITAKNRHFCTRNGIRLSGKRLGRPPKDPDVTTAHKHQLRSDQARRNEVEGVFGSGKRKYSLDLIMARLPAGAESSISMAFVVMCAEKVLRLLRLFFVLLFGWIYSFFMAWSAIRAPEGICKPCF
- a CDS encoding IS5 family transposase is translated as MYRRHNNGQISIKEFHLPFGGTLDPENRWVQLEGLIPWDELEETYAPQFSATIGAPAKSVRMAFGALYIKQKLGLTDEETVHQIRENAYIQFFLGFAGYTAKAPFDASMMVHFRKRFSDEDLRRINELVVQRGKEILLEALAQAADDDDHDDRDSSGGGAQLELDALIKPADWPEGKNWGTLTIDASCTPADITYPRDLKLLNEARTTTERVIDDLCSQSSGFRRHRPRYDRGLARAHFLRVAKQKRPRRRKVKAAIKHQLGYVRQNLKAIDALIGCGARLSELKRHWWQKLLACSELERQQGLLLASQTNSIPDRLVNLVQTHIRPMVRGKARAAVEFGAKISVSVQNGFPFLHRTSWNPYNEGEDLIAQAEKYKLDTGSYPERICADRIYITAKNRHFCTRNGIRLSGKRLGRPPKDPDVTTAHKHQLRSDQARRNEVEGVFGSGKRKYSLDLIMARLPAGAESSISMAFVVMCAEKVLRLLRLFFVLLFGWIYSFFMAWSAIRAPEGICKPCF
- a CDS encoding cation:proton antiporter — its product is MALGAWIGPQGLHLVSVGPFLTNISAFGMGMLFLVAGLEIQPDLLRGKPLQRALTAWFASAGLAVVVAMLLVSFAGFDNLQIVALALTTTALGILMPVLRDRTHLPESYARTLISVATLGEVAPTVIFSLLLAGQRAPEEATILVAFGSVSILGLLLVRRHQSRWEELFEHTMQRSAQLPTRLVVGALILMVVLNNVVQINLALGGLVLGLLVREGTAHRHRLKIGERLDGLGQAFAIPLFFIVSGMQLDVRALAQAPSLWGLVPLLALAMLLVRGLPVWLLLRKQLSPRSRLALALDNATQLPLVVAMAVMARQAGLLTPPDATVLVAAAALTVLLFPALATVVLEGDRPLTTAELTGSEPPGPGQPTQPS
- a CDS encoding SDR family NAD(P)-dependent oxidoreductase gives rise to the protein MKDFRLDGQRALISGDSKGLGAAIAETFAEAGADIGVIGRNTAGLHNTKRLVEGKGRHCDVITADLACAEGAQRAGDKALELCPAWDVLVNNAGIAAIVKPILETSQAEWDETFDLNLRSVLLLSQALVPQMIARGSGKIVNISSIGAFVGSPGLSAYAASKAALNQLTRTMAVEWGPHKIHVNAICPTVILTDMGHAIWDKPAMKEQRELKEKRIPLHRFGEPKEVANVALFLASAASDFIHGVSLPLDGGMTISP